The genomic interval AGGAAGGCGCCCACGCCCATCGCGGCGATCACGTTGTGGCCGCAGCCGTGTCCCACGCCCGGCAGGGCGTCGTACTCGGCGCAGATCGCGATCGTGGGCGACTCCGGGATGGAGGCGCCGCTGATCTCCGCGCGGATCGCGGTCTCGAGCCCGTGCACGCCGACCTCGGGGTCCAGGGCACGGTCCTCGAGCACGGCGGCGATCGCGGCGGCCGAGCGGTGCTCCTCGAAGGCGGTCTCGGGGTGCGCGGCGAGGTCCACGAGCAGCTCGACCATGGCGTCGGCGTCGGCCACGACGGCCTCCTCGAGGCGGGCGTGCAGCTCCTCCCCCGCGCCCGCGAACGCGGAGCCGGGGTGGGACGTGGTGCGCATCGCCTGCTCACGCGCCGCGTCGAGCTCCTCGAGATAGGCGCCCGACGCGGGGACCGGACTCTCGGTGGGCAGGCCCGCGGCGTCGGGGACGGGCGCGCCGGTCGCGTCGCTGTGGCCGTGGGACTGCAGGTCGGCATCGGTCATGGTCAGACCCTAATGGAACCTCTCCGTCCCGCGGCGCCCCGCTCGCGCCCCACGGTCCGGTCGGGCCGGCCCTGCCCTCCTCGGCCCGACCAGTGGTCCTCGCGTGCCCGGAACGCCGCATATCCCTTAAGGTGCACGCTCAACGTGCGCCGCGGATCCGCTCCTGCCCGCCCGGCTCCGGAGCCCGTCGCGCGCCCCGGGGCGCACCAGCCCCGCGCACCGTCGTCCTCTACTCCTCCATGCGGAAGGCATCCCATGTCCTCCTCCCCAGCCACCGCCGCGGGCGGCGACGCGCCGCAGCGCGAGCGCGCGAACCGCGGCGCGTTCAGCGGCCGCTCGGCCTTCATCTTCGCGGCGATCGGCAGCGCCGTCGGCCTCGGCAACATCTGGCGCTTCCCGGCCGCCGCCTACGAGGGCGGCGGCGGGGCGTTCATGATCCCCTACCTGATCGCCCTGCTCACCGCCGGCATCCCGCTACTGTTCGTCGACTACGCGATCGGCCACCGCTGGCGCGGCTCGGCGCCGCTGGCGTGGCGCCGCCTCAAGCGCTGGACCGAGTTCATCGGCTGGTGGCAGGTGCTGATCTGCGTGATCATCGGCGCCTACTACGCGCTGATCATCGCCTGGTCCCTGAACTACATGGTGTTCTCGGTCGGCCAGAAATGGGGCGATGACGCGGAGGGCTACTTCTTCGGCCAGTTCACCCATTCGCTCATGGGGGCCGACGCGGGCATCTCCTTCGACTACGTGGGCCCGGTGCTGGTGACGATCCTGCTGGTGTGGGTCGCCGTGATCATCACCCTCGCCCTGGGCGTGGAGAGCGGGATCGCGAAGACCTCGATGATCTTCATCCCGCTGCTCGTGGTCATGTTCGTGATCCTCGTGGTGCGCGCCCTGTTCCTGCCGGGTGCGATGACGGGCCTGAACGCGCTGTTCCAGCCGAACTGGGCGGCGCTGGCCGATCCGGCCGTGTGGATCGCCGCCTACGGGCAGATCTTCTTCTCGCTGTCCGTGGCGTTCGGCATCATGCTCACCTACTCCTCGTACCTCAAGAAGAAGACTGACCTGACCGGATCGGGTCTCGTGGTGGGCTTCGCGAACTCGAGCTTCGAGATCCTCGCCGGCATCGGCGTGTTCTCAGCGCTGGGCTTCATGGCGCAGGCGCAGGGAGTGCAGGTCCAGGACGTCGTCACCGACGGCATCGGGCTCGCGTTCATCGCCTTCCCGACGATCATCTCCCAGGCCCCCGGCGGCGCCCTGATCGGCGTGCTGTTCTTCGGGTCGCTGGTGCTCGCGGGCTTCACCTCGCTGGTCTCGATCATCGAGGTGATCGTCTCCGCGGTGCAGGACAAGTTCGGGCTCTCGCGCGTGCCGGGCACGCTGGTGGTGCTGCTGCCGATGGCGATCGGCTCGACGCTGCTGTTCCCGACCACGATGGGCCTCGCGCTGCTGGACACGCTCGACAACTTCGTGAACTCCTACGGGATCGTCGGCGCCGCGCTGGTCTCGACGATCGCTCTCGGCTACATCGTGCGCGGCCTGCCCACGCTGCGCGACCACCTGAACTTCAAGGGCACCTTCCGCCTCGGCATCGGCTGGGAGACCTGCGTGAAGGTGATCGCGCCGCTGGTCCTGGGCGTGACGATGGTGCTCTCGGCGGTGCAGCTGCTGACGGCCGACAAGCCCTACTCGGAGTACCCGGGCTGGTTCGTGAACGTGTTCGGCTGGGGCATGGCGGTCGCCCTCGTGGTGATCGCGATCGTGCTCTCGCTCGCGCCCTGGCCGGCGAACTCCAACAAGGACCGCCCGGACTCCGACGGCGACCCGATCGCCCCGCCCGTGGTCACCGACAGCGTGCTCGCCGCGCCCGGCACCCGCGTCGTGATCGATGACGGCGCACTGCCCGGCACCCCGCAGGAGCTGCGCCCGCCGCAGGTCTCCGGAGCCGGGTCCGCCCGCGGCACCGGCGGAGCGGACGGGGCCCAGGAGCTCGCCGCGAGTGCGATCGCGACCGGCCGCAGCGGGCCCTCGGGCCCGGCCGGCTCCGACGCACCGACGAGGTCCGACGGGCCGACGGGGTCCGGCAACACCCATCGCGCCGCGCAGGAAGGAGGGAACTGATGTCGGCATCGGCCATCGTCATGCTGTGCGTCGCGATCGTCACCGTCTGGGGCGGCCTCGCCGCCGCGATCGTGAACATCGTGCGTCATCCGGAGGAGCCGGAGGACTGACTCCGACGCCGGCGGCCCCCGCGGCACGGTCCCCTCGGTCCGGCCGGGTGTGACATGCACCCGGCCGGGCCGGGGCCGGCTCGCACCACCCGGGGTCCTCCGG from Brachybacterium kimchii carries:
- a CDS encoding sodium-dependent transporter, which encodes MSSSPATAAGGDAPQRERANRGAFSGRSAFIFAAIGSAVGLGNIWRFPAAAYEGGGGAFMIPYLIALLTAGIPLLFVDYAIGHRWRGSAPLAWRRLKRWTEFIGWWQVLICVIIGAYYALIIAWSLNYMVFSVGQKWGDDAEGYFFGQFTHSLMGADAGISFDYVGPVLVTILLVWVAVIITLALGVESGIAKTSMIFIPLLVVMFVILVVRALFLPGAMTGLNALFQPNWAALADPAVWIAAYGQIFFSLSVAFGIMLTYSSYLKKKTDLTGSGLVVGFANSSFEILAGIGVFSALGFMAQAQGVQVQDVVTDGIGLAFIAFPTIISQAPGGALIGVLFFGSLVLAGFTSLVSIIEVIVSAVQDKFGLSRVPGTLVVLLPMAIGSTLLFPTTMGLALLDTLDNFVNSYGIVGAALVSTIALGYIVRGLPTLRDHLNFKGTFRLGIGWETCVKVIAPLVLGVTMVLSAVQLLTADKPYSEYPGWFVNVFGWGMAVALVVIAIVLSLAPWPANSNKDRPDSDGDPIAPPVVTDSVLAAPGTRVVIDDGALPGTPQELRPPQVSGAGSARGTGGADGAQELAASAIATGRSGPSGPAGSDAPTRSDGPTGSGNTHRAAQEGGN
- a CDS encoding methionine/alanine import family NSS transporter small subunit, yielding MSASAIVMLCVAIVTVWGGLAAAIVNIVRHPEEPED